The stretch of DNA CGGCCGCCTTTGCCGCGCCGGTGGCCTTCCTGCTCGTCCTGGTGCTCGTCACGCTCTACGACTTGTCCTTCGCCGACCGCCGTTACCTGCGCATACATGGCGCCCCCTCCTCATCGTCCTCGGCGTCGTCTCCGGCCTGCGACCTCACGCGGGGCGAGTGGGTGCAGGACGCCGTGGAGGCGCCGTACTACACGAACCTCACTTGCCCCTTCATCGACGACCACCAGAACTGCATGAAGTTCGGCAAGCCGAGCCTCGAGTTCCtgcgctggaggtggcggccggacgGCTGCGAGCTCCCCCGCTTCGACGCCGCGCGGTTCCTGGAGGCCATGAGGGGCAAGTCCATGGCCTTCGTCGGGGACTCCCTCGCCAGGAACCACTTCAAGTCCTTGCTCTGCCTCCTGTCCAGGGTACGTCTGTGGTGCATGCACTCGGCCATTAACGTGTTGTTTCTGATGGAAGTTAACCAGTGGAGACATGCAGGTGGCGCAGCCGGTGGAGGTCGGGGGTGAGTCGGAGATCGACCCGACGGGGAGGGCCGTCCGGCGGGACTACTACtacggcagccacgacttcaccgcctCCCTCTTCTGGTCGCCTTTCCTGGTCAAGGCCAACCTGTCCAACGCCACGCTCGGCATGTGGGACGTGCACCTGGACACGCCGGACGCGCGGTGGGCGTCGCACCTCGCCGGCTTCGACCACGTCGTCCTCTCGGGCACCAACTGGTTCCTCCGCCCCTCGGTGTACTACGAGGGCGGGCGCGCCGTCGCGTGCAACGGCGGCGCGAGCTGCGTCAACGGGAACGTGACGGCCGAGATGACCGTGCCCCGCGCCCTGCGCGCGGCGTTCCGGACGGCGCTCGGCGCCGTCGCCGCCAGTGAGGGGTTCCGCGGCAAGGCGGTGCTCCGGACGGTGACGCCCGCGCACTTCGAGGGCGGCGAGTGGAACACCGGCGGCGACTGCGTCCGCACGCGGCCCTACCGGCGCGGCGACCGCGCCCTGGGCGCCTTCGAGTCCGAGTACCGCAGCGCGCAGGTACGTAAATGGCGCAAACCTCGTAAACCCCCATGATCTCGTGCCACGCGGAACGTGACGGCTGCTAAATTAAATGAAATGTTGTGACTCGACTAGGTTGAGGCGCTGCGGGAGACGAAGGCGGCGGCCGCGACGACGAGGAGGGACGGCGCGGAGGCGGAGCTGGTGCTGATGGACATCACGGAGGCGATGGACCTGCGGCCGGACGGGCACCCGAGCTGGTACGGGCACCCGCCGGGCGGGAGCGTGGAGGGCAGCTTCGTGGTGGACTGCCTGCACTGGTGCCTGCCGGGGCCGATCGACCTGTGGAGCGAGCTGCTGGCCCAGATGCTCCTGCATCCACGTCGATGAGTTCGGGCGCTTGTCAACCGTCCGAGTGATTAAAAAGTCTCTATACACGGCCGTGATTCTTTGATTCTTGAGACGTGAAACGGTTGAAGGACAATGTATAGTGATCATCGTGCTTGGGTCAAGTGGGCGCCTCGTGGATCGTCGGCAGAAGTTGTATTTGCACCAGCTTTGGAAGCAAAGTAGACCCTCCACTAAACATGGCTAGTGTCACGCTGTCAACACGCTGACTTGCTTAAATGAGTATGTTCTGTGTCGTGTCGTGTCGTGGCCACTTGCTAATTAGTGTATGTTTGCTTTGGTGACTTTGGAGTGGAGGTTGTCCATAGAGAAAC from Triticum dicoccoides isolate Atlit2015 ecotype Zavitan chromosome 6A, WEW_v2.0, whole genome shotgun sequence encodes:
- the LOC119317741 gene encoding protein trichome birefringence-like 19, whose product is MKSHTSKSGPSSPKRSAAFAAPVAFLLVLVLVTLYDLSFADRRYLRIHGAPSSSSSASSPACDLTRGEWVQDAVEAPYYTNLTCPFIDDHQNCMKFGKPSLEFLRWRWRPDGCELPRFDAARFLEAMRGKSMAFVGDSLARNHFKSLLCLLSRVAQPVEVGGESEIDPTGRAVRRDYYYGSHDFTASLFWSPFLVKANLSNATLGMWDVHLDTPDARWASHLAGFDHVVLSGTNWFLRPSVYYEGGRAVACNGGASCVNGNVTAEMTVPRALRAAFRTALGAVAASEGFRGKAVLRTVTPAHFEGGEWNTGGDCVRTRPYRRGDRALGAFESEYRSAQVEALRETKAAAATTRRDGAEAELVLMDITEAMDLRPDGHPSWYGHPPGGSVEGSFVVDCLHWCLPGPIDLWSELLAQMLLHPRR